Proteins co-encoded in one Brassica oleracea var. oleracea cultivar TO1000 chromosome C4, BOL, whole genome shotgun sequence genomic window:
- the LOC106336540 gene encoding uncharacterized protein LOC106336540, producing the protein MAVNFKRVSFLLALVMTVAAILTPSVISGKNGFSDLQIHKHLKRLNKPPLKSIKSPDGDVIDCVPITDQPALAHPLLINHTIQMRPSFNPESVFSESKVSSKSNDITQLWHVNGKCPEDTVPIRRTRKQDLYRASSLEKFGMKSQKSIPKPKSYEPASVLTQNGHQHAIMYVEDGVFYGAKAKINVWNPDVEMPNEFSLAQIWVLGGNFNSDLNSIEAGWQVSSQLYGDTRTRLFTYWTSDAYQGTGCYNLLCSGVVQINREIAMGGSISPLSGYGNSQYDITILIWKDPKEGHWWLQFGEKYIIGYWPASLFSYLSESASMIEWGGEVVNSQSEEGKHTTTQMGSGRFAEEGWGKASYFKNVQVVDGSNELRNPENLQVFTDQENCYNVKSGDGGSWGSHFYYGGPGRNSNCP; encoded by the exons ATGGCCGTTAATTTCAAAAGGGTCAGCTTCTTGCTTGCTCTGGTAATGACGGTGGCGGCTATCCTCACTCCTTCAGTCATCTCCGGCAAAAATGGGTTCTCGGATCTTCAAATCCATAAACACTTGAAACGACTCAACAAGCCACCTCTCAAATCCATAAAG AGCCCAGATGGAGATGTGATTGACTGTGTCCCAATCACGGACCAACCAGCTTTAGCTCATCCTCTGCTGATCAACCACACCATCCAG ATGAGGCCAAGTTTCAACCCAGAGAGTGTCTTTAGTGAGAGTAAAGTTTCGTCCAAGTCTAATGATATAACTCAGCTATGGCATGTGAATGGGAAATGCCCTGAGGACACAGTTCCCATCAGAAGAACGAGGAAGCAAGATCTTTACCGAGCGAGTTCCCTCGAGAAGTTCGGTATGAAGAGCCAGAAGAGTATTCCTAAGCCTAAATCTTATGAGCCAGCTAGTGTCCTCACACAAAATGGTCATCAG CACGCGATAATGTATGTCGAAGATGGGGTTTTCTACGGGGCTAAAGCGAAGATTAATGTATGGAATCCGGATGTGGAGATGCCTAATGAGTTTAGCTTAGCTCAGATTTGGGTTTTGGGTGGAAACTTTAACTCTGATCTTAATAGTATTGAAGCTGGCTGGCAG GTCAGTTCACAGTTGTATGGTGATACTCGCACCAGGCTCTTCACTTATTGGACT AGTGATGCATACCAAGGCACTGGCTGCTATAACCTTCTGTGCTCAGGGGTTGTTCAAATCAACAGGGAGATTGCAATGGGTGGTTCAATCTCACCTCTATCTGGCTATGGGAACTCTCAGTATGACATTACCATACTTATCTGGAAG GATCCAAAAGAAGGACATTGGTGGCTACAATTTGGAGAGAAGTACATAATAGGATACTGGCCAGCTTCACTCTTCTCTTACTTATCAGAAAGTGCATCGATGATCGAATGGGGAGGTGAAGTGGTGAACTCACAGTCTGAGGAAGGAAAACACACCACCACTCAGATGGGAAGTGGTCGGTTTGCAGAGGAAGGTTGGGGGAAAGCTAGTTACTTCAAGAACGTTCAAGTAGTCGATGGGTCGAACGAACTGAGGAACCCTGAGAATCTTCAAGTCTTTACTGATCAAGAAAATTGTTACAATGTGAAGAGTGGTGATGGAGGTTCTTGGGGAAGTCACTTCTATTATGGTGGTCCTGGTAGAAACTCTAATTGCCCTTAA